The following nucleotide sequence is from Strigops habroptila isolate Jane chromosome Z, bStrHab1.2.pri, whole genome shotgun sequence.
TAATGTTAATGCTGACTGTAATGCCAACCTGCACCCCAACTCTAGGCTGCAGTGGAGCCCTGGTGTCCCCCTCTAAGCTGCAGCTGTGGCTGAGCTTAGCAAAACCATGCTGAGGCTGGCAAGTCCGTGGTTCTGCCCAGCCGCCGTCCtcagcatccccagccccactggAGAGCCAGACCCCAGCACCAATCCCGAATCCATCCCTTCTCCTGGAGATTTTCCCACACTTAGCAAATGCTCAGGATtaccctcctcctgcagccctgcatgCCAGGACCCCCGGAGCCGTGGCTGGCCATGGGGTGAGCCTGGCACCACCGGCACAGCAGCAAGTGCCGTGACAGCCACTGCCTGGCCCCGGCATCTGCTGGCCCTGTGACATGAAAGGCCCCAAAGCCTCTGATGtgtggagagggaagggaagggagaggctGGTGCCAGTGCCAAAGGGAAACTTTCCTAcggcttggccttggccaggggaaaaaacaacaaacacctGGGCACACGCCATGGATAAATCCCGGCgagtgcagcagcacagcagagccgCACTGACGGCATCTCGTCTCATCCAGCCCCAGCACGAtgctccttgtcctgctgccagcctggctggCCATACGCATCCTGCAGCTGCCCCTCAGCAGTACCCAGGTAAGGACCCTCCTGCCCCCCGCCAGCCCCCTTGCAGGCTGAGGGCTTCTCAGCCCCCACTTCTGACACCCCAGAGCCCTGTCACCACTCCTGGGTGGAGGGTATGGCATGGCCACGGTGCCCATGGGGCTGGCCACGCCCGGGGAGGGATGGTAGTGGggctttccctctgctgcagcaagaTGATGCTAAACCCACCCGGAGCTtctgagctgctcctcagcacccAAGTGCTGGGTCAGAGGGGCTGAGGCTGGAGCAGACACAGGGGCAGGGGCAGACACTGTACTGGGATGGGGAAGAAGGGGCTCTGCatccaaacaaaccccaaagatgctgctgcctgggagGGTCCCCCCACGCTGTGGCAGGGTAGTGGGGGAGCCCAGTGACGGGGATGTCCTTATGTCCCCTCAGGAGTgcctgagccagcagcaggcgCTCAGTGTGGTGTGGCAAATGCAGAGGCTGCTGGCGGCACAGGAGGCTGCCCAACTGCACGGCACGCGTGGCCTCcggcagcagctccttgtcctccAGAGCCGTCTCCAGAGACCGGCCACCGAACGCAATGGTAACCCCAGTCTGGTCACCTCCATGGGGGCGACATCCCCATGGCACCACCTCTGaccccagcatccccagcaaGCAGCCTGGGCAAGGGACCTCAGCTCCTCGCTGGTGCTGGGGTTGGCTCCAGCTTGGTGATTGTCCATCCTCATCTGTGTCTGTCTGCCTCCAGAGACCTGTCCGCAGCCAGTGGTGCCCCTGAACGGACGGGTGCTGAGCCGGAGTGTGCAGGTGGGCCACGATGTTCACTTTGTCTGTGATGCTGGTTTCCGGTTGGTGGGCTCCAAGACACGCACATGCCGGCAGGACTGCACGTGGAGTGGCACCCAGCCTTCCTGCAGAGGTGGAGTGGAGGGGGTCTGGGTGGCAcaggctcagccctgctggggGCTTCTCTGTCACCCCAAGCCATGGGGTCCCATCATTCTGCTCCCCTgactgcagggagagcagcccGGAGGCTGCAGCAAtgggcagcaggatggagcGAGGATGCACTTCTCCAGCTGGTATTCATGAGCTCCTTCTCCTAGGTATTGATGACTGCTCCAGCAACCCGTGTGCCAACAGCGGGACCTGTGTGGATGGCAACCAGAGCTACATGTGCCTCTGCCCCCGGGGCTGGTCAGGCCTCAGCTGTCAGAGCCCCATCTACTCCTGTACGTGCCCAGGTTCGggctgcagaggacaggaaTGCTCATAGTGACAGCACCCGGCCACACTGCGCCCATCTCCCTCTTCCCGGGCAGCCCGCGGGACCTCAGcccccagcatctccccatgctccctgcccagcagtGATACCTACTTCCCCTGCAGACTGGGTGACACTGAGCAATGCCTCCTTCAGCCGCCAGCCCCGCTGTGCCGAGGGCCGCCCGAGCTCCCAGCGCTGCAGCTGTGACCCTGGCTTCCAGATGCGAGACAACGGCGTGTGCCGTGGTAAAATAGGGATGAGGATGATGGGGAGGTGGAAAAACCAAGGCTCGGCCATGATGGGTCCCCACTCTGTCCCCCTCCAGACGTGGATGAGTGCCAGCTCTTCCAGTCCATTCCCCAGACCCGGCTTTGCCTCCACGAGTGCCTCAACCTGTCCGGCTCCTACCGCTGCCTCTGCCCACCCGGTTACCTCCTCCATGCCAACCGCAATGCCTGCGAGGGTAAgagtgctgggagcagggagcatcCCACAGGACCATGGGGACAGCCCCGCTCACCCAGTGTCACCATTGCAGGTGTGAATGAGTGCACTGGGAAGCAGCACAACTGCACCCAGGGCAACGTCTGCATCAACACCTTCGGGGGCCACCGCTGCGTGCGCTCCAAGTGCCCCCCGCCACGCCACAACACCAGCTACGCCAAGACCTCTGCTTTGTGAGTACTGTGTGTGGCTCGAAGGCCGCATCATCACCCCTGGTGATGAGTCCTGCGGTCCAGAGGACCATACTGTGTAGCAAATTGCCTGGCTATGGTTAGCATGCTCCCCATTGGTGGCTGGGGGTGCAGATG
It contains:
- the LOC115601164 gene encoding fibulin-7-like; its protein translation is MLLVLLPAWLAIRILQLPLSSTQECLSQQQALSVVWQMQRLLAAQEAAQLHGTRGLRQQLLVLQSRLQRPATERNETCPQPVVPLNGRVLSRSVQVGHDVHFVCDAGFRLVGSKTRTCRQDCTWSGTQPSCRGIDDCSSNPCANSGTCVDGNQSYMCLCPRGWSGLSCQSPIYSYWVTLSNASFSRQPRCAEGRPSSQRCSCDPGFQMRDNGVCRDVDECQLFQSIPQTRLCLHECLNLSGSYRCLCPPGYLLHANRNACEGVNECTGKQHNCTQGNVCINTFGGHRCVRSKCPPPRHNTSYAKTSAFQCERNPCPTESRACRLAPSSISFHYLPLRANHTVPHMLFKMSTTHFVGDSLCFAIMGGQGQGVFVVWRSGRQAGELVLTSPVVGPATLEVELEMSEFSGKVLLGKHVFKVTAFVSPYEF